In Scyliorhinus torazame isolate Kashiwa2021f chromosome 19, sScyTor2.1, whole genome shotgun sequence, a single genomic region encodes these proteins:
- the LOC140396608 gene encoding LOW QUALITY PROTEIN: sesquipedalian-1-like (The sequence of the model RefSeq protein was modified relative to this genomic sequence to represent the inferred CDS: deleted 2 bases in 2 codons) — translation MKLNVRAVSRYALGPAPADRQGFLLKKGELNPSYQRRWFVLRGNLLFYFERAGESEPQGLVLLEGCVVELCESATEGSPFALSCGGGPGLRQYKFVAEAQAEQEGWVRALSSASVSYLRLLVLDLEKQYEGLSPSGWGGAPVPGPGAAPPPDGQRHPQVAPNSGAGQGTPPPPSPCPPPPVPGVAPDNFLSLHQRYGEAVERARREWQRLHGAGGTCQAAVAR, via the exons ATGAAGTTGAACGTGCGGGCAGTGAGCCGCTACGCGCTGGGCCCAGCGCCGGCC GACCGCCAGGGCTTCCTGCTGAAGAAGGGCGAGCTGAACCCCTCGTACCAGCGCCGCTGGTTCGTCCTACGCGGGAATCTCCTCTTCTACTTCGAGCGAGCCGGGGAGAGCGAGCCGCAGGGCCTGGTGCTGCTGGAGGGGTGCGTGGTGGAGCTGTGCGAGTCGGCCACTGAGGGC TCCCCGTTCGCCCTGAGCTGCGGCGGGGGGCCGGGGCTGCGGCAGTACAAGTTCGTGGCAGAGGCCCAGGCGGAGCAGGAGGGCTGGGTGCGGGCCCTGTCCAGCGCCAGTGTCAGCTACCTCCGCCTCCTGGTGCTGGACCTGGAGAAGCAGTACGAGGGCCTCTCGCCGAGCGGGTG GGGCGGGGCGCCGGTGCCAGGGCCGGGCGCTGCCCCTCCTCCCGACGGGCAGCGGCACCCGCAGGTCGCACCAAACTCTGGGGCAGGCCAGGGCACCCCGCCGCCCCCCAGCCCGTGCCCGCCCCCCCCCGTGCCCGGGGTGGCCCCCGACAACTTCCTGAGCCTCCACCAGCGGTACGGGGAGGCGGTGGAGAGGGcgcggagggagtggcagcggctgcACGGGGCCGGGGGCACCTGCCAGGCGGCCGTGGCACGCTGA